One window of Mesorhizobium loti R88b genomic DNA carries:
- a CDS encoding ATP-binding cassette domain-containing protein, whose amino-acid sequence MSASSSEAIIACDGLSKHFGGVRAFTDVAFQARRGEVTAVIGDNGAGKSTLIRCLVGVHVPDTGSIVFDGREHPFSNPDGARKAGIETVHQNLALIDELTVAQNLFLNRELVRRIGPFAFLDRKAMKREARSMLSRLSINVPSINQRVRRLSGGQRQAISICRAVGSGAKLVVMDEPTAALGVQETANVEALIRRLRDQSVSVILVSHNFDQVRRLSDQIWVMRAGKMAATVRASETTGNELVALVTGAA is encoded by the coding sequence ATGAGCGCCTCCTCCTCCGAGGCGATCATCGCCTGCGATGGCCTGAGCAAGCATTTCGGCGGCGTGCGCGCCTTCACCGATGTCGCTTTCCAGGCACGCCGCGGCGAAGTCACCGCCGTCATCGGTGACAATGGCGCCGGCAAGTCGACGCTGATCCGCTGCCTGGTCGGCGTGCATGTGCCGGATACCGGCTCGATCGTCTTCGATGGCCGCGAGCACCCCTTCTCCAATCCCGACGGCGCCCGCAAGGCCGGCATCGAAACCGTGCACCAGAACCTGGCGCTGATCGACGAACTGACGGTGGCGCAGAACCTGTTCCTCAATCGCGAGCTGGTGCGCCGCATCGGCCCTTTCGCTTTCCTCGACCGCAAGGCGATGAAACGCGAGGCCCGTTCGATGCTGTCGCGCCTGTCGATCAACGTGCCGTCGATCAACCAGCGCGTGCGCCGCCTGTCGGGTGGCCAGCGGCAGGCGATCTCGATCTGCCGCGCCGTCGGCTCCGGCGCCAAGCTGGTAGTGATGGACGAGCCGACGGCAGCACTGGGCGTTCAGGAAACCGCCAATGTCGAGGCGCTGATCCGGCGCCTGCGCGACCAGTCGGTCTCGGTCATCCTGGTCAGTCACAATTTCGATCAGGTGCGCCGCCTGTCCGACCAGATCTGGGTGATGCGGGCAGGAAAGATGGCAGCGACGGTACGCGCTTCCGAAACAACGGGCAACGAGCTCGTCGCGCTGGTCACCGGCGCGGCGTGA
- a CDS encoding ABC transporter permease: MSNSTDNAPAAHSAGTQEESRTSLSALLLDPSFWADWASVVGLVGLVIIFGIAQPVFLSVANLQALLLASAILVVLSIGQTFVVATSGIDLSLAASVMLGAIVLGLVNAAGYGIFIACVLAVLATSAIGFLNGLIITIGKIPDFVVTLGTLSAITGLGLILSGGEPTMVGSTFLLKLASGSFGPFGYPVWVAIGAVIVAHVALYHTRFGVHLLATGGQAESAGALGIRTNRVKIAAYTISGFCAGIAAILLVARIGSAEPLINTSLLLNSVAAVVLGSVSLFGGRASILGPAIGALMLTALVNGLTLLSVSAFYQPLAVGAIVVLAALIMRYQK; this comes from the coding sequence GTGAGCAATTCCACTGATAACGCGCCCGCCGCCCATTCGGCGGGCACGCAGGAGGAGAGCCGCACCTCCCTGTCGGCTCTCCTCCTGGATCCCTCCTTCTGGGCCGACTGGGCATCCGTCGTCGGCCTGGTCGGCCTCGTCATCATCTTCGGCATTGCCCAGCCGGTCTTTCTCAGCGTCGCCAATTTGCAGGCGCTGCTTTTGGCATCGGCGATCCTGGTCGTGCTGTCGATCGGCCAGACCTTCGTCGTCGCGACCTCGGGCATCGACCTCTCACTGGCAGCTTCCGTCATGCTCGGCGCCATCGTGCTGGGTCTCGTCAATGCGGCCGGCTACGGCATCTTCATCGCCTGTGTGCTGGCGGTTCTGGCCACCAGCGCCATCGGCTTCCTCAACGGCCTCATCATCACCATTGGCAAGATCCCTGACTTCGTGGTGACGCTCGGCACGCTGTCGGCCATCACAGGCCTTGGCCTGATCCTGTCGGGCGGCGAGCCGACCATGGTCGGCTCGACCTTCCTGCTGAAGCTCGCTTCAGGCTCCTTCGGTCCATTCGGCTATCCGGTCTGGGTGGCGATCGGTGCCGTCATCGTGGCGCATGTCGCACTCTACCATACGCGCTTTGGCGTCCATCTGCTGGCGACCGGCGGCCAGGCCGAGAGCGCCGGCGCGCTCGGCATCCGCACCAATCGGGTCAAGATCGCCGCCTACACCATTTCGGGGTTCTGCGCCGGCATCGCGGCAATCCTGCTGGTGGCGCGCATCGGCTCGGCCGAACCGCTGATCAACACCAGCCTGCTCCTCAATTCGGTGGCGGCGGTGGTGCTGGGCAGCGTCAGCCTGTTCGGCGGCCGCGCCAGCATCCTTGGTCCGGCCATCGGCGCCCTGATGCTGACCGCGCTGGTCAACGGCCTGACGCTGCTCAGCGTCTCGGCCTTCTACCAACCGCTTGCCGTGGGTGCCATCGTGGTGCTGGCAGCCCTGATCATGCGGTACCAGAAATGA
- a CDS encoding sugar ABC transporter substrate-binding protein gives MSVFNGLKLGTGLTLGAGLLATIVSAHAEDTAKVAAIVKGLDNPFFQTMQKGIEEQAKANGVNVSVQAAANMGDATGQADRLTAMAMQDFDCYLVNPISVSNLVQALVPVAQKKKPIVNIDSTIDAEQAKAAGFAVSTYIGTDNVAAGALAGEEMLKLVPKGGKVALIAGIVGDVGSNARIKGFKQAVEGKLEVVVMVSADWDREKALTAATDILAAHPDLAGFFAANDIMALGVERAVQTSGKDVKVIGLDGIVDALKSIASGELSATVAQYPYVVGAMGVEACKAAVLGKELPANVPAPVLLINKANADASLKNFPRPGGDYPDPLRELLK, from the coding sequence ATGAGCGTATTTAATGGCTTAAAGCTCGGCACAGGCCTGACGCTTGGCGCGGGCCTGCTGGCAACCATTGTCTCGGCCCATGCCGAGGACACGGCGAAGGTCGCGGCCATCGTCAAAGGCCTCGACAACCCGTTCTTCCAGACCATGCAGAAGGGCATCGAGGAGCAGGCCAAGGCCAACGGCGTCAATGTCAGCGTCCAGGCCGCCGCCAATATGGGCGACGCCACCGGCCAGGCCGACCGCCTGACCGCCATGGCCATGCAGGATTTCGATTGCTACCTGGTCAACCCGATCAGCGTCTCCAACCTTGTCCAGGCACTGGTGCCGGTCGCCCAGAAGAAGAAGCCGATCGTCAACATCGACTCGACCATCGACGCAGAACAGGCCAAGGCCGCCGGCTTTGCCGTCTCGACCTATATCGGCACCGACAATGTCGCCGCCGGCGCGCTGGCCGGCGAGGAAATGCTGAAGCTGGTGCCAAAGGGCGGCAAGGTGGCGCTGATTGCCGGTATCGTCGGCGATGTCGGCTCCAATGCCCGCATCAAGGGCTTCAAGCAGGCAGTCGAAGGCAAGCTCGAAGTGGTGGTGATGGTGAGCGCCGACTGGGATCGCGAGAAGGCCCTGACGGCGGCCACCGACATTCTCGCCGCCCATCCCGATCTCGCAGGTTTCTTCGCCGCCAACGACATCATGGCGCTCGGCGTCGAACGCGCCGTGCAGACCTCGGGCAAGGACGTCAAGGTGATCGGCCTCGACGGCATTGTCGACGCGCTGAAGTCGATTGCCTCAGGCGAGCTCTCGGCCACCGTCGCCCAGTACCCCTATGTCGTCGGCGCCATGGGGGTCGAAGCATGCAAGGCGGCGGTCTTGGGCAAGGAACTGCCCGCCAACGTGCCCGCGCCTGTGCTGTTGATCAACAAGGCCAATGCCGATGCCTCGCTGAAGAATTTTCCGCGCCCCGGCGGCGACTATCCCGATCCGCTGCGTGAGTTGCTGAAGTGA